A stretch of DNA from bacterium:
GTATTCACCGTCCTTAGAGTGCTCTTTTAGTGAATTATAAACAGTATCGGACATAGGTATTTTTCTGATTTTTCCATTTTTAGTCTCATATAAAGTGAACATACGTTTTTTCAGGTCTACACTATCTTGCCATTTGAGTTTCAGGCATTCCCCTTTTCGCATGCCTGTATGCAGTAGAATAGTAATTATCGGTTTTAAATAATCTTCCAGATGCCTAAAAAGTTCTCTTTCTTCTGTAACTGTTAAATATCTTTCTATCTGGTTATCCACCTTTAACGGTTTAACTTTTTTAGCACTGCAAGGATTTTCGTTTATTAACCCTTCATTTATAGCCATAGCAAACATTCGTGAAAGTATTGTTATATCTCTGTTAATAGTGGCAGGCTTTCGTCCTTGTGCTTTCCTATTAATCCTGTATTTTTCAATAAAAAAAGGGGTAATTTCATTTAATTTCTTGTTTAAAAAGAAATTTTTAAGGTGTTCAACCTCATACTTATCCGCTTTATTCCAGCCTTTTCTGTTAGCTTCTCCGTATTTCTCAAACTCCTTAACTAAAGAATTAAAAGGATATTCTCCGACTGATTCGATTAAATCAAATTTGCCTTGAAATAAGTCTGATTTAATACGTGTTTCAGCTATTTCAGCT
This window harbors:
- a CDS encoding tyrosine-type recombinase/integrase encodes the protein MSVYQSKSGTWFYRFKVKGKSYHKSIPLATCKREAEIAETRIKSDLFQGKFDLIESVGEYPFNSLVKEFEKYGEANRKGWNKADKYEVEHLKNFFLNKKLNEITPFFIEKYRINRKAQGRKPATINRDITILSRMFAMAINEGLINENPCSAKKVKPLKVDNQIERYLTVTEERELFRHLEDYLKPIITILLHTGMRKGECLKLKWQDSVDLKKRMFTLYETKNGKIRKIPMSDTVYNSLKEHSKDGEYVFTNPMTGEPYNDIKRAFTRACNDAGIEKLRIHDLRHTAATRMVSAGIDLVVVASILGHSDIRITASRYAHPLPENKIKAIQSLDNFVSQSGLRIAQ